In Candidatus Palauibacter soopunensis, the sequence ATGGTGCGGCGCGCGGAAGGGCCGGGCCCGCTTGAGCCCCGAGCCGTCGGCCACGAGGCCGGCGACGCTGTGAATCACCGTCACGTCCACCGCCTCTCTGACGTCGAGGACAGGGAGGAGACCGGGGAGGCAGCGCGCGAGACTCGTCTTTCCGGAGCCCGGGCAGCCCGAAAGGAGGAGGTTGTGCCCTCCGGCGGCCGCGATCTCCAGCGCCCGCTTGGCGACGGGCTGCCCCTTCACGGCGGACAGATCGAACCCGCCGTCGTCCGGCCCGCGGCCGCCCGTCGTCCCAACGGCGGGAGACACGAGAGCCAGTGGTGCGCGGAGCCGGACTTCGCCATTCAGAGCAGCGAGAATATGGGTCAGCGACTCCGAGCCACCCACGGCGATCCCTTCCGCCGCCGCCGCTTCCCGCAGGTTCGCGACCGGCAGGAGGAGGCGCGCGACGCGCGGGTTCGCGGCCGCGAAGAGCGCGATCGGAAGGGCGCCCCGGATGGACCGCAGGGAACCGTCGAGCCCGAGTTCGCCCACGGCCAGCGTCCCGTCGAGGGCATCCTGAGGGAGGTCCCCCTTCGCGCACAGGATTCCGAGCATGATCGGCAGGTCCAGCGCGGCCCCGGTCTTGGGAAGATCCGCCGGCGCCAGGTTCACCGTGATGCGAAGCCCGGGAACGTGAAGGCCCAACTGCGCCGCCGCGGCCCGGATTCGCTCGCGGCCCTCGCGCACCGCGCTCTGCGCGAGACCGACGATCTGCATGATCGGCGTCCCCCTGATCAGCGACACCTCCACGCTCACCGGCCGCACGTCGAGCCCCATCACCGCCGCCGACATTACCGAGGCCGACCCCACCCACTCCGGCATTCTTCTTTCGCTCCCGTCCGCGCAGCCTTGTAACTTCACCGTGAGTCATGATCGGGGCCGGTCTCAACCGGTCCTCAAGAACGGCCCAGGAACAAGGCGGAAGAGTGGAGAAGAGGGTGAGATGCGGCGCCGCTCGAACGCAGCGGGGCTTTTGCCGCGGGCTGCTCGGAGTGCTCCTGCTGAGTCCGCTGCTCGCCGCCCTGCCGAATCCCCTCCCGCTGGCCGCGCAGGAACTGGACTCCGGCCACCTCTACCTGCGCGAAGCGGGGCGCCGCGTGGGGACGGAGCGCTTCCGGGTCTGGCAGACCGGATCCACGGTTAACGCGTTCGCCACCGTCGAGATGGTGCAGCGGGCCGCATGGCAGATACGCCTGCAGATGGATCTCAACCTGCTTCCGGTGAAATATGAGATTCGCGACGGGGTATCGGCTCTCGTGAGCGGGGAGCGTTTCCCCGACCGGATCCGCTTCCACTTCGCGACGCCGGACGGCGAGCGCTGGAAGGAGTACCCGGTCCAGGATGTGGCCGCGATCCTGCAGCCGGGGATCGCGCATCACTATCTCGTGCTCGTGCGTGCGCTCAGAGAAGCGCCGGATGGGCGGCTGAAGGCGATCCTGCCCCTCGATGGCCGGACCGTGACCGTGCGCCTCGCGGCGCGGACGGAGGAACGGGTTTCGCTCGACGAGGAGTCGGTGGACGCGACCCGCTACGATGTGGACATGGAAGGCGCCCGGCACCAGGTGTGGCTCGACGCGGACGACCGGCTGCTCCGCGTCCTGGACGCCGCGGGACGCGAGGCCCTGCGCGCCCCGGCCGGGAGCTGAGACAGGCTGCCGGGAGCTGAGACAGACTGGAGGAGAAGATGGAACACCATCCGGAATCGTCCGAGGCATCGGTGGAGGAGCACGGGATCCCCTCGCTGCCCGTGCGCATCGTGCAGGTCTTCGTCTCGCCGGCGAAGCTGTTCGACGCCCTGCGTCACCAGCCCGCCTGGATGGGCGCCGTTCTGGCGCTGATCGGCGTGAGCATTGCGCTTCAGTTCCTTACGCCGGTCGTCGTCCCCGAGGACGTCTTGCGGAGGGCGGCGGAGGCCCGGATCTCGGACTTCATACCGGCGGGAACCGACCCCGCGGTGCTGGAGCAGCAGGTCGATGCGGCCGTTTCGCCCGGAGCGGTCGGGGTCATCGCGGGTGCGGTCATCGCGACGCCTCTCATACTCTCGCTCATCGCGGGACTTCTCCTCATCGCGTTCAACGTCATCATGGGGGGCGAGGCCAGCTTCAGGCAGCTGTTCAGCGCCGGCGCGCACGCCATGTACGTCTACACGGCGGGAGGGATCGTCTCCATCGGCCTGATGGCGGCCGGCGCGGAGATCGTGACCCTCACGCCCGGTCTCTTCCTGCCCGAGATGGAGGGGTTCATCGGCAGGTTCCTAAACGGAATCAACATCTTCTCTGTTTGGACGTGCGGGGTGCTCGGGGTGGCGGTGAGCCGCTTCTATCCGGGGCGGTCCGTGGCGGCGGGCACGACGTATCTGCTCGTGCTCTACCTGATCCTGGTGGCGGCGCTCGCGGGGTTCGCGGGTCTCCTCGCCGGTCTGGCGGGCTAGCAAGTGAAACCGCGCACGTCGCGCCAACGTACCCGTGACGTACCCATGACGTACCCCCGGGCGCGGGCCATGCGGTTGCCCGAACCGCCCGCCGAGTCTCGAAATAAAGGTCCTTGTACAGGATGAAGAAAGCGATCATCGCGGTCGTCGTGGTTGTACTTCTCGCGACCATGGGATTCCTCGCCACGCAGCGGGAGGGGCGCGGCGCCGTCGAGGTCCGCGTGGAGGCCGTCGGGCTGCGGGATCTCATCGACGACGTCTCCGCGACGGGCCACATAGAACCGAAGACGCACGTGGACATCACCACGGACGTCGCCGGGCGGATCATCGAACTCCCGGTGGAGGAAGGGCAGGACGTGGAGGAGGGAGACCTCCTGCTTCAGATCGATCCGGCCCTCTTCAGGGCGGCCGTGGAACGGGCCGAGGCCGGTCTCGCCCAGGCGCAGGCCAACCTCGCCCAGCAGGGGGCGACCTACCGGCAGGCGCAGCGGGACGCGGACCGGCTCACGGCGTTGCAGGCGCGGGGGACCGACTTCGTGACCGAGGCGGAAGTCGAGCAGGCGGTGACGAACGCCGACGTCCAGAACCGGCTGCTCGAGGCCTCGGAGCACCAGGTCCACCAGGCCGAGGCGAGCCTCGACCAGGAACGGGACCGGCTCGGGAAGACGACGATCCGGGCGCCCATGTCGGGCCGGATCACGCGGCTCAACGTCGAGCGCGGCGAGACCGCGATCGTCGGGACGATGAACAATCCGGGCAGCCTGCTCCTCACCGTCGCGGACCTTTCCGTCATGGAGGCCGTGATCGAGGTGGACGAAACGGACGTGCCCGATATCACCATCGGCGACTCGGCCTACGTGGAGATCGACGCCTTCCCGAACCGGCGCTTCGTGGGAACCGTCACCGAGATCGGCAACAGCTCGATCGTCCCCCTGAATCCGGCCACGTCCGGCGGTTCGGCCCAGGCGATCGACTTCGAGGTGCGCATCGAACTTCGTGAGCCGCCCGAAGGGATCAGGCCGGACCTGTCGGCCACGGCCGACGTGATCACGGCCACCCGCGACCAGGTACCCAGCATCCCGATCACGGCGCTCACGCTGATGGATGCGGACGAGTACGAGGAGATCCCGAACGAGAACCTGCCGAGCGCTCCGCGATCCGACGCGGCGCGGGACATCGAGGGCGTCTTCGTCGTGGAGGGCGACATCGTCCGCTTCCGGCCCGTGGAGATCGGTATCGCGGGCGAGAACTACTTCGAGGTCATGTCCGGGATCGAACTCGGGACGACCGTCGTCTCGGGCTCGTTCCAGGCGATCCGCGAACTCAGCGACGGGAGCCGGATCCGGATCGACGCGCCGGCCGGTGGCGGCGCGGCCAACCGCGAAGACGGTAGCGGGGGGAGCGACGCCGCGGTCAACGGAGAGGACGGACGATGAGCGGGAACGGACACATGAAGTCGATCATCGTCACGCGCGATCTGAGGAAGGAGTACGTGATGGGCACGGAGACGGTGCACGCGCTGGCGGGCGTGGACATCGAGATTCTCCGCAACGAGTACGTGTCGATCATGGGGCCGTCGGGTTCGGGCAAGTCGACGCTCATGAACATGATCGGCTGCCTCGATTCCCCGACGAGCGGGGAGTACGTGCTCAACGGACAGGCGGTCCAGGACCTGAGCGACGACAGCCTGGCCCGGATTCGAAACCGGGAGATCGGTTTCGTGTTCCAGACGTTCAACCTCCTGCCGCGGGCGACGGCGCTGCACAACGTGGAGCTGCCGCTCATCTACGCGGGCGTGTCGAGCCGGGACCGGCAGCAGAGGGCGGAGCAGGCGCTCGAGGTCGTTCAGCTGGCCGACCGGATGGACCACAAACCGAACGAGCTGTCCGGCGGTCAGCGCCAGCGCGTGGCCATCGCGAGGGCGCTCGTCAACGACCCCTCGATCCTCCTCGCGGACGAGCCGACAGGGAACCTCGACTCCTCGACCTCCGAGGAGATCATGGATGTGTTCGACACGCTGCACGAGAACGGCCAGACCATCATCATGGTCACGCACGAGTACGACATCGCGGCCCGCTCGCAGCGCGTGATCACGCTCGTCGACGGCAAGGTCGAGGCGCAGATGTCGGTGGACGAATACCTCGCGCGCGGCATCCAGCAGCCCACGGCGGCTTCGGTCGCGGACGGCGCATCGGCGAGCCCGGAGGCCCAGCCGGCGCCGGAGGCGACGCCCGAGCCGACACCGCCCCCTGAGACCGCTCCGTCGCCGCCCCCGGAGATCACCCCGTCGGCACCGCCACCGACGGCCGCTCCGATGGACCCGGTGCCGCCCGAGGCCGCCCCTCCGGCCCCGGGAACGCCGCGCCCCATCTCGAACCCGTGGGCGCCCCCGCCCACGCCGCCCGTCGATGGCGGCCGCTAGCGGCCGAGCGACGTTCCGCCGATGAGATTCTGGGAGGGCATTCGCCTTTCGCTCCAACAGGTATGGGCGCAGAAGCTGAAGTCGTTCTTCGCGCTCCTCGGCATCATCATCGGGATCACCTTCCTCATGGCGGTCATCACGATCGTCGAGGGCATGAACAGCTACGTACGGGACGACTTCGCGGGTTCCCTCTTCGGCGTGAACACGTTCACCGTCGTGCGACGGCCGCAGATTCAGACCGGCCGTGTCGATGAGGCCGAGCGACGCCGGCAGCGCCGCAATCCCCAACTCACGATGGAGGACGTGGCGGTGGTGCAGGCCGCGGCGCCCGACGCCCAATACCTGGCCTACTATGCGCGAGATGTCGCGGGCTCGGCTCGCTACGGGCAGTACGAGCGGCGCAATGTCCTCATGGTCGGGGGTTCGCCGGAGTACGAGGCGGTCCAGGGGTGGAAGGTGGTGGATGGGCGGGGCCTGACGCCGATCGATGACCAGCAGGCGCTCCCGGTCGCCGTCATCGGCGCCCAGATCGCCGAACGGCTCTTCCCCACGACCTCGCCCATCGACAAGCGCATCCGGGCGGGCGGGCACGGTTTCAGGGTCGTCGGCGTGCTGGAGGCGCAGGGCGGCCTCGCGGGGAATCTGCGCGATGCGGCCATACTCGTTCCCTTCGAGACGTTTCAGCGCACCGTGGCGCGCCGGCGGCTGGAGGTCGACGGGATCACCGTCAAGATGGGGTCGATCGACGAACTGGAACCGGCCATGGCGGAGGTGGAGGGCGCGATGCGCTCCAACCGGCGCCTGCGGCCCTCCGAGCCGAACAATTTCGGCATCGACACTTCGGGTGGACTGCTCGATGCGTGGGAGACGATCAACCGGGTTCTGATGACGGCGCTGCCCGGCCTGGTCGGGATCTCGCTGGTGGTGGGCGGCATCGTGATCATGAACATCATGCTGCTCTCGGTCACGGACCGGACGCGGGAGATCGGGCTCCGCAAGTCCCTCGGCGCGAAGCGGCGGGACGTCCTGTTCCAGTTCCTGACCGAGGCATCGACCCTCTCGATTCTGGGGGCGGCATTGGGTATCGGCTCCGGATTCGGGATGGCGCTGCTCGTCGAACAACTCACGCCGCTGCCGGCCGCCGTATCGGTGCCGGCGATGATCATCTCCCTCATTCTCGGGCTCGGGGTAGGGATCGTTTCCGGCCTCTATCCCGCCTATCGAGCCGCCCGGCTCGACCCGATCGAAGCCCTCAGGTTCGAGTGAGGTTGCGGTGAGCCCGGGAGGACGGCGCATGCGAGGCATGGGGTTCATCGCGACGGTCACAGAAGGGATCGCCGTCGCCTTCGACTCGCTCGGGGCGAACAAGGTGCGGAGCGGTCTCACGATCCTCGGCGTGACGATCGGAGTCCTCGTCGTCATGGTGATGGCGGCGGTGATCACCGGGATCAACCGGAGCTTCTCGGAGCTGATGGCCCCGGAGGGGATCACGACGTTCTGGGTGGCGCACTTCGACTTTTCCTCGATGCAAATCAGCGGCCCGCTCGAAGAAGGGGAGGACGCTTTCTTCAGGAACCCCCCGCTGAAACCGGAATGGGCGAAGGAACTGGGTCGGGTCGAGGGGATCCAGAGCGCGGCGCCCATCGTGGATCTGGCGGGGTCGGGCTACGAGGCCTCCTCCGAGGGCGACCGGGTCGAGATCGGACTCTACGGGGTGGGCGCCGACTATATCGAGATCTCTGGCGGCGATATCATCTCCGGCCGCTGGTTCACCCAGTCGGAGGCCGAGCGGCGCGCGGCGGTCACCGTGATCGACTCGGCCACCGCCGTGGAGCTGTTCGGGACCCGGGATCCGATCGGACGGGACATTCGCGTCAGCAGGGGCAGCGAGAACGCGAGGGTTCGCGTGGTCGGCATCTACAGGGTGCCCGCCAACCTCTTCGCCGGCCTCGTCTCGCACTACGTGTGGATGCCCTTCGCGACGGCGGACAAGCTGCTGCGGGTGTGGGACCGGCAGATCAGTTTCGTCGTGCGGCCGGAACCGGAAACGGAGCTGCAGACCGCGCTCGACGCGACCCGCGCCCGCATGCGGCAACTGCGGGGACTGCAGGTCGGCGAGGAAGACGACTTCGCCATCATGACCCCCGATCAGATGATGGAGCTGTGGGGCCAGCTGACGAACGTGCTGTTCGCCGCAATGGTCGGCCTGTCGAGCATCGGGCTCATGGTCGGTGGCGTCGGCGTCATCGGCATCATGATGATCTCCGTCACGGAGCGGACCCGGGAGATCGGGCTCCGCAAGGCGATGGGCGGGCGCCGCCGCGACATCATGTGGCAGTTCCTCGTCGAAGCGGCCACGCTCACGCTGCTGGGCGGGGCGACCGGCATGCTGCTCGGGGGCGGGCTCGTGTGGGTCGTGAACCAGGCCACGCCGCTCACCGCCGTCGTGCCGCTGTGGTCGATCGTGGCCGCGCTGGCCGCCTCGATCCTGACCGGCGTCGGCTTCGGACTCTACCCCGCCTCCCGGGCCGCGGGTCTGGACCCCATCGACGCGTTGCGTTACGAGTAGTCATCTCCCGCGGCAGGAAACGCGCGACCTGACTCCGGCAGGCGATCGAAGCCGCGGGCGACGGGGAGGCGCGTATGACCGCTCGGGCACGCGGCGGCATGGGGTTCCTTTCGACGGTCACCGAAGGGATCGCGGTCGCCTTCGACTCGATCAGGGCCAACAAGGTTCGGAGCGGCCTCACGATCCTGGGCGTCACCATCGGCGTGCTCGTCGTGATGGTGATGGCGGCCGCGATCACCGGCATCAACCAGAGCTTCGAAGACGCGATGTCCCCGAACGGCGTCGAGACGTTTTACGTGGCGCACTGGGACTTCACGTCGGCGGGCTTCGGTGGCGGCCCTCTGGGCGAGGAGGAGCCGGACCTCTTCAGGAACAAGCCGCTCGATCCGCGGTGGGCCAGGGACCTCGGGCGCATCCCGGGCATCCGAAGCGCGTCGCCGTTCGTCGAACTCACCGGCGATTTCGGTCCGGGGGCCTTCGAGGCGAGCGTCGGGTCGGACCGGGTCGAGATCTCGTTCTACGGCGTCGGGGCCGACTATCTCGAGATCTACAGCGGCGACATCATCTCGGGACGTTGGTTCACGCACCCCGAGGCCGAACGGCGGGCGCCCGTCGCCGTGATCGATTCCACCGTGGCGGCCGACCTGTTCGGGTCGCTCGATCCGCTCGGCCGCGAGATCCGGATCGGCGAAGGCAGCCGCGGAGCCATGTTTCGCGTGGTCGGCGTGTACCGGGTGCCGGCCAACCTGTTCGCCGGCCTCGCGTCGCACTACGTGTGGGTACCGTTCGCGAGCGCGGACAAGCTGCTGCCCGTCTGGGACCGGGCCGTCAGCATCATCGTGCGGCCGGAACCCGAAGCCGACCTTCAGATAGCGCTCGACGCGACGCACGCGCGGATGCGGCAGCTTCGCCAACTGGAGCCGAGCGAGGAGGACGACTTCGCGGTGCTGAGCCAGGAGCAATTGCTGAGTCTCTGGGGTCAGCTGACGAACGTCCTGTTCGCGGCGATGCTCGGGTTGTCGAGCATCGGGCTCATGGTCGGCGGCGTGGGGGTCATCGGCATCATGATGATCTCCGTGACGGAGCGGACTCGCGAGATCGGGCTGCGGAAAGCGATGGGCGGGCGACGCCGGGACATCATGTGGCAGTTCCTGGTCGAAGCGGCCACGCTCACGCTGCTCGGCGGCGCGACGGGGATGCTGCTGGGTGGCGCGATGGTATGGGCCGTGAATCAGTTGACGCCGCTGCCGGCGGTCGTGCCGCTGTGGTCGATCCTGGCCGCCCTTGCGGCATCGGTGCTGACCGGGATCGGTTTCGGGCTCTACCCGGCCTCCCGGGCCGCGGGGTTGGACCCCATCGACGCGCTGCGCTACGAGTAGGCGGCTGAAAGCGAGCGGCTGACCACCCGATGACCGAATCACCGCTGGACCTCCTTGCCATCGCGGCGCATCCGGACGACGCCGAGCTCACCTGCGGCGGGACGCTGGCGCGCGCCGCCGAACAGGGTCGCCGGACCGGAATCCTGGACCTGACGCGGGGCGAGATGGGCTCGCGCGGGACGCCCGAGTTGCGGGCGGAGGAGGCGGGCCGGGCGGCGGCGGCGCTTGGCGTCGGGGTGCGGGTCAACGCCGGGCTGCCGGATGCGCGGCTCGAAAACTCGCTGGAGGCGCGGGGCGTCGTCGTGGAGCACCTGAGGCGTCTCGCCCCCCGGACGGTGATCCTTCCCTATCCGCGCGGCCGCCATCCCGATCACCGGGTCGCCTCGGAACTCGCGCGCGACGCCTGTTTCCTCGCGGGACTGCGGGAGTACGAAGGCGGACCGGGGCGGCGGCCGGAGAAGGTCCTCTATGCGATGGCGTACCGGGAGGATGCGGTGAAGCCGACCTTCGTCGTACCGCTCACGGAAGCGCAGTTCCAGCGGAAGGTCGAGGCGGTGCGGTGCTACGCGTCACAGTTCGAGGGCGCGACGGCGGCGGGCGAGATCTTCCCCACCGGACAGCCGCTCGTCGAACGCATCGAAACCGCGTCGCGGCACTACGGTTCGCTGGTCCGGGCCCCGCACGGCGAACCGTTCCATACCGATGAGACGATGCGCGTGAGCGATGTCACACGCCTCGGAGTTCGCTCGTTATAGAAAGGCGCCTTTCACGGACGCCGGGCGCCTTGAAGGCGTCAGCCGCAGCGAACCTCGACGAGGAGGCGCTTCCAGCTCGGGACCGACTCGGCGCCCACCTTGATCACCTGCACGCGTGCCGCGCCGCCGCGCCGCATCCACGGGGCGAGCCAGGCGCCGATCTCCCGGGGAAGGTGGCCGACGGGGTCACCATCGCGGATATGGACCCACACATCGTCGGGTTCGCCTCCGGGCGGGTCGGGAATCAGGAGGAGTTCCTCCTTCGGGCCTACGGCGTCGAGGTGGCGGGCGCGGTCTTCGAAGGCGAGTCCGTGGACGGTGGTGCGGAACACCGGGGCCCCGCGCGGCGGTATGCTCTGTGGGTCGGACGTGGGCCCCGTGGGGTTTGGCGCCGGCGGGGTGCCCCCCGGCGCGGAACGTGGTGGTTCCATGTACTCCATCCCGAGTTGCGGCGTCGTTTGAAGCTTCGACACAATAGACCCTCTTTGCTCGGCGGGCGAATCCTGACCGAAAAAGGGCGATGATACAGCCGGAAGAAGAGCGGCTTTACCTCGATTACGCGGCGACCTGGCCCATGCGGCCGGAGGTGTGGGATGCCATGGGAGCGGAGCTGCGGGACGGCTTCAATCCCGCGAGCGCGCACGCCCCCGGGCGCCGGGCGCATCGCTGCCTGGAGGTCGCGCGCGGGCGGATCGCGGATCTGCTCGGGGGCCCGCGCTCGTCCATCTACTTCACGGGCGGCGGCACGCAGTCGGACAACCTCGCGATCCTCGGCTTCGTCCGGGCGAACCCGGGGCGCAGCCCGCGCGTGTTCGTGTCCGCGATCGAGCACAAGGCGTGCCTCGAGGCGGCGGACCGCGGGGCCGTTGAGGGGGCCCGCGCGGCGCGGATTCCCGTGGACCGCTCGGGGACGATCGATCTCGCGTGGCTGCGGCGGGAACTCGCGGCGGACCCGGACGCGCCGACGCTGATTTCGGTGATGTGGGCGAACAACGAGATCGGCACGGTCCAGGCGATGGGGGACATCGTCGAACTGGGCCACGAATACGGGGCCCTCGTACACACGGACGCCGTGCAGGCGCTGGGGAAGGTGGACTGCGATCTCGAGCGGACGCCGGTCGATCTCCTGTCGGCGACGGCGCACAAGCTCGGCGGGCCCGTGGGGATCGGCCTCCTCTACCGGCGGCCGGGGGTGACGCTGGAGCCGCTGAGCTATGGCGGCGGCCAGGAACGGTCCATGTGGCCGGGCACGCAGAACCCGGTCGGCGCGACGGGCTTCGCGGCCGCGCTCGCGCTCGCGCTCGAGGACCGCGAGGCGGCGGTCGCGCGCTGGACCGGCTTGCGCGATCACCTCGAGGCGCGGATCCGGGCGGAGATTCCGGATGCCCGGATCCATGCCGGGGACGCGCCGCTGCGGATGCCGAATCTCGTCAGCGTCGGGATTCCGGGGTGTGACAGCGGAGCCGTGCTCGTTTCCCTCGACTTCGAGGGGATCGCGGTCTCGGGCGGGTCGGCGTGCGGCTCCGACTCGAGCGTCGGCTCCGACGTGCTGGACGCAATCGGGATCACCAGCGATGTCCCGTATGCGGCCGTGCGCTTCAGCTTCGGCCACGACACGTCCCGGGCGGACGTCGACGCGGCGGCGGATGCGCTCGCGCGGGTCGCCGCGCGGGTCGTCGCCATTACGGCCTGAGATCGCGCGTCCATGATCGCCCCGACCCGCCTCGCGGACTCCGTGCTCGTCGCCATGTCGGGCGGCGTGGACTCTTCGCTCACCGCGGCGCTGCTCGCGCGCGAGGGCCGTCCGATCATCGGCGTGACGATGAAGACCTTCTGCTACACCGGCAGCGAGGGCCCGACGCGCACCTGCTGCGGCCTCGACGGGATCGCGGACGCCAAGTCCGTCGCGGCCCAGCTCGACATGCCGCACCACGTGTTCGATGTCGAGGAGGAGTTCACGCGCGACGTGATCGACGACTTCGTGTCGGAGTACGCGGCCGGCCGCACGCCGATCCCGTGCGTCCGCTGCAACAGCTTCACGAAGTTCCGGGACCTCCTCGTGCGGGCGGACGCGCTGGGCTGCCGCTGGCTGGCGACGGGGCACTACGCGCGCGTGATCCGGCCCCGCTCCGGGCCGCCGGAACTCCACCTCGGCGCGGACGACCACAAGGACCAGACCTACTTCCTGTGGGGGATGCCGCGCGAGGCGCTCGACCGCCTTCTCCTGCCGGTCGGCGAGCTCACGAAGCCGCAGGTCCGCGCGGAGGCGCGGCGGCTCGGCCTCGACACGGCGGACAAGCCGGAGTCGTTCGAGATCTGCTTCGTCCCCGACAACGACTACGCCGGGGTCCTGCGCCGGTACCTGCCGGAAGACCACCCTGCCCTCTCGCCCGGCGCCATCCGCTTGGAGGACGGCTCGGACGCGGGGGAACACCCGGGCTACGCGCACTACACGGTGGGGCAGCGCAAGGGGCTTCCGGGCGGTTTCGCCGAGCCGATGTTCGTGCTCGAGATCCGGCCGGAGTCGCGCGACGTCATCATCGGGCCGCGGACCTCCCTGGCTCGCTCGCGCATCGGCGCCCGGGGCGTGAACTGGCTCGCCGAGCCTCCGGCCAGTGGCGAGCGCATCGGCGTTCGGATCCGGCACGGGGCCGCGATCGTCGACGCGGATGTCATCGAGGCGACGCCGGCCGGATTCTCGCTGGAGCTGCCCGTCCCGCAGTCGGCGATCACGCCCGGACAGAGCGCCGTGCTCTACCGGGACGACCTCGTCCTCGGCGGCGGCGTCATCGTCTCGAACTGACGGTGGGCGGCGAGGCAGCCGACCCGCGGGTCAGTAGGAGAGGCCCTCCTGCTGCGCGAGGTCCTTCACCTTCCGCAGGCCCTCGCCGGAGAGGTCGGGCGTCTCCACGACGACCTTGACGAGCTGGTCGCCCCGGTTCTCGCCGCGCCGGATGCCCTGGCCGCGAATCCGGAACGTGGTCCCGCTCTGCGTACCCGGCGGGATTCTGAGCACGACCTTGTTCCCGCCGATCGTCCTCACCTTGACCTTCGAGCCGAGAATCGCCTGCGCCACGTTGATCGGCACCTCGCAGGCGAGATCGAGCCCGTCGCGGGTGAAGAAGCGGTCGAGGTCGACCTGGAACTTGATGATGAGGTCGCCCGCGGGGCCACCGCCCGGACCGCGCTCGCCCTTGCCGGAGATGCGGACGCGCGAACCGTTCTCGACTCCCGCGGGCACCTTGACGCTGAGCTTGCGCCGCGTGTTCACCTGGCCGCGCCCGGAGCAACTCGAGCACGGCGTCTCCGGCACCATCCCGCGCCGCACGCACACGGGACACGGGCGCGTGACGGAGAACCCGCCCTGCCCGAACGTGACTTCGCCCCGGCCGTCACACTCGGGGCAGCGTTTCAGCGACGTGCCGGGAGCGGCGCCGTCCCCGTCGCACGTCGCGCACTCCTCGTTGATCGGCACCGTGACCGAGACCCGGCCACCGCGCGCCGCGGTGCGGAGCCGAACCGTGACCAGGTATTCGACGTTGCGGCCGCGCTTCGGCCCCTCCTTCTCCGGCTTCGCCTTCTTCCCGAAATCGAAGATCGACGAGAAGATGCCGCCGATGCCGCCCAGGTCGGACAGGTCCTCGAACTTGAAGTTGCCCGCGCCCCCGGGCGCTCCGCCCGCCTGGCCGGGCCCGAACGCTCCGATGCCGCCGTACTTCCGCACGCGATCGTACTTCTTGCGCTTGTCGGGATCGGAGAGGACGCCGTGCGCCTCCGACACCTCCTTGAACTTCTCCGTCGACGTCGGATCGCCCGCGTTCGCGTCCGGGTGGTGCTCCTTCGCGAGCCTGCGGTAGGCCTTCCGGATCTCGTCCGCGCTCGCGTTCTCCGCGACCCCGAGAATCTTGTAGTAGTCCTTCGCCTGCGTCGCCATCGGATCAGGAAGCTTCGGTTTCGTGGCGGTAGACCGTGACGCGCGCGGGGCGGAGCAGCCGGTCGCCGAGCCGGTATCCGATGAGGACGACGTGCGACACGAGTTCGT encodes:
- the dnaJ gene encoding molecular chaperone DnaJ; this translates as MATQAKDYYKILGVAENASADEIRKAYRRLAKEHHPDANAGDPTSTEKFKEVSEAHGVLSDPDKRKKYDRVRKYGGIGAFGPGQAGGAPGGAGNFKFEDLSDLGGIGGIFSSIFDFGKKAKPEKEGPKRGRNVEYLVTVRLRTAARGGRVSVTVPINEECATCDGDGAAPGTSLKRCPECDGRGEVTFGQGGFSVTRPCPVCVRRGMVPETPCSSCSGRGQVNTRRKLSVKVPAGVENGSRVRISGKGERGPGGGPAGDLIIKFQVDLDRFFTRDGLDLACEVPINVAQAILGSKVKVRTIGGNKVVLRIPPGTQSGTTFRIRGQGIRRGENRGDQLVKVVVETPDLSGEGLRKVKDLAQQEGLSY